The uncultured Desulfuromonas sp. genome has a segment encoding these proteins:
- the pilM gene encoding type IV pilus assembly protein PilM: MFGSKKDIVGIDVGASAVKLVQLHEGKSGYQLLKLDREPLPPEAVVDSSIMDSSAVVMAIRDLMARNHIKSQDVATSVSGHSVIIRKISLALMTEEELESSIQWEAEQYIPFEMSEVFLDYHILGPDPNDQGQMEVVLVAAKKDFVDEYVAVFKESGLAPVIVDVDCFSIENIYCSVYDDDTANIVALIDMGASGIQVNVLKNGVSVFTRDIQLGGNSYNEELQKRFGINSDDAESLKLGVNQLSIDSDLVQEALSHVTESLIQEVRRALDFFSATFADERVEKIFVTGGVTQTPNVISSLSEGLDTPVEILDPFSRMVISEKDFDLDYVQSVSPFFSVAAGLATRKLGDKL, translated from the coding sequence ATGTTTGGATCGAAGAAAGATATTGTCGGGATTGATGTCGGCGCGAGTGCGGTTAAACTCGTTCAGCTCCATGAAGGAAAGTCTGGATATCAGCTTCTGAAGCTTGACCGAGAACCTTTGCCTCCCGAAGCTGTGGTCGATAGCTCTATAATGGATTCCAGTGCCGTCGTTATGGCTATCCGGGATCTTATGGCACGTAACCATATTAAATCTCAGGATGTTGCGACCTCTGTGTCTGGACATTCAGTGATTATTCGCAAGATTTCTTTGGCTTTGATGACTGAAGAGGAATTGGAGAGTTCTATACAATGGGAGGCTGAGCAATATATACCTTTTGAGATGTCCGAAGTTTTTCTTGACTATCATATCCTTGGTCCAGATCCCAATGATCAGGGGCAGATGGAAGTCGTTTTGGTGGCGGCTAAGAAAGATTTTGTCGATGAATATGTTGCCGTTTTTAAGGAAAGTGGTCTTGCCCCTGTTATCGTTGATGTTGATTGCTTTTCGATTGAAAATATTTATTGCTCCGTTTACGACGATGATACGGCCAATATTGTTGCCTTAATTGATATGGGGGCCAGCGGTATTCAAGTTAATGTATTGAAAAACGGTGTATCTGTTTTTACTCGAGATATTCAATTAGGTGGCAATAGTTATAATGAAGAATTGCAGAAACGCTTTGGAATTAACAGTGATGATGCAGAATCTTTAAAGTTAGGTGTTAATCAATTAAGTATCGACTCGGACTTGGTTCAAGAAGCATTATCACATGTCACGGAGAGCTTAATTCAAGAAGTACGTAGAGCTTTAGACTTTTTTTCTGCAACATTTGCTGATGAACGTGTTGAGAAGATCTTTGTTACTGGCGGAGTTACTCAGACTCCGAATGTGATTTCAAGTCTCTCAGAGGGACTTGATACCCCGGTTGAAATTTTAGATCCTTTTAGCCGCATGGTTATAAGTGAAAAAGATTTTGACCTTGATTATGTTCAATCTGTTTCCCCATTTTTTTCTGTTGCAGCTGGTTTGGCAACGCGTAAGCTGGGAGATAAGTTATGA
- a CDS encoding PilN domain-containing protein, with translation MIHINLLPVKAAQKKVQLRNQVIIMSVAITLVIVACVLVQISIRSDIEAVTAEISKNRAEISRLQNKIGEVNRFKALQEELKNKLAVLESLKAAKSGPVHLMDDLISALPENLWVIDFKEKAGSISLKGIGLSEDDVANFMTNLEASPYYRNVRLKITKQKTEGGLRLQEFELLCNAEKSSTTVKK, from the coding sequence ATGATTCATATTAATCTGCTTCCTGTGAAAGCAGCCCAGAAAAAAGTCCAACTGCGCAATCAAGTGATTATCATGTCTGTGGCCATAACGTTGGTTATTGTGGCATGTGTACTAGTGCAAATTTCAATTCGCTCTGATATTGAAGCCGTTACTGCTGAGATATCTAAAAACAGAGCCGAAATAAGTCGTCTTCAGAACAAAATAGGGGAAGTGAACAGATTTAAGGCTCTTCAAGAAGAGTTGAAGAACAAACTGGCTGTTTTGGAATCATTGAAGGCAGCTAAATCTGGTCCGGTTCATTTGATGGATGATTTAATCTCAGCGTTACCGGAAAATTTGTGGGTTATCGATTTTAAAGAAAAAGCAGGGAGTATCTCACTTAAGGGTATTGGTCTTAGTGAGGACGATGTGGCAAATTTCATGACAAATCTAGAAGCCTCGCCCTATTATAGAAATGTAAGATTGAAAATCACGAAACAAAAAACTGAGGGTGGTTTACGACTGCAAGAGTTTGAGTTGCTGTGTAATGCTGAAAAATCTTCTACCACAGTTAAAAAGTAG
- a CDS encoding IS30 family transposase, translated as MSYTHLSEHERYVISHLQYSFSIREIARRLGRNHSTISREIKRAKARHPWTIYYCDWTQPLALERRHKPRHFRRQNNSRLVSYVESKLKLEWSPEEIANRIRMDYPTDDTMRISHETIYRWIYLEGSVGGVLYQRLRRKHKKRRKQRRYGAGYRFRVDRISIDQRPGIVANRSRFGDWEGDTVQGKPGSGCIATMVERKSRYLVAVKLDNKKAATLTQRCVKAFGPIPRRMRQSLTLDNGSEFANFKELEKKTRLSIYFADPYAAWQRGANENTNGLLRQYFPKGIDFRKTDEIAVTEAVRKLNNRPRKCLGYRTPNEVFWSAARGALAI; from the coding sequence ATGTCCTACACCCATCTTAGCGAACACGAACGTTATGTCATCAGTCATTTGCAATATTCGTTCAGCATACGTGAAATTGCTCGACGATTAGGCCGAAACCACAGCACGATAAGTCGCGAAATCAAACGGGCTAAAGCGAGACATCCATGGACAATCTACTATTGCGATTGGACGCAACCGCTGGCACTCGAACGCCGCCACAAGCCCCGTCATTTTCGTCGACAGAACAATTCACGACTGGTTTCCTATGTTGAGTCGAAACTTAAGCTTGAATGGTCACCGGAAGAAATAGCAAATAGAATCCGCATGGATTATCCCACTGACGATACGATGCGGATTAGTCATGAAACCATCTATCGCTGGATTTATCTTGAGGGCAGTGTTGGTGGCGTTCTTTATCAACGCTTGCGCCGAAAACATAAAAAACGGCGAAAACAGCGCCGGTATGGTGCTGGATATCGCTTTAGAGTAGATCGCATAAGCATTGATCAGCGTCCAGGAATCGTTGCAAATCGCAGCCGGTTTGGTGACTGGGAAGGTGATACGGTCCAAGGAAAACCAGGAAGTGGCTGCATAGCAACCATGGTTGAGCGCAAGAGTCGCTACCTCGTTGCAGTTAAACTTGACAACAAGAAAGCCGCCACATTGACACAGCGATGCGTTAAAGCATTTGGCCCTATCCCCCGCAGGATGCGCCAATCCTTGACGTTGGATAACGGTTCTGAATTTGCAAACTTCAAAGAGCTTGAGAAAAAGACAAGATTGAGCATTTACTTTGCTGATCCGTATGCCGCATGGCAACGCGGTGCGAATGAAAATACCAACGGCCTGTTGAGACAATATTTTCCAAAAGGAATAGATTTTCGCAAAACAGATGAAATCGCAGTCACTGAGGCCGTAAGAAAGTTAAATAATCGACCACGCAAATGCCTTGGATACCGAACGCCTAATGAAGTGTTCTGGTCGGCGGCACGTGGTGCACTTGCAATTTGA
- a CDS encoding prepilin peptidase → MKFLPVDFQPILIFFSIFMAGAIVGSFLNVCIYRIPLGLSVVFPPSHCKKCNKSLYWYHNIPIISFILLRGRCAFCGEKYSWRYPGIEILNAVLYCLVFYYWRYSLETLVLLLFVSLLVVVTFIDFDHQIIPDIITYPGIIVGFFCSFLIPSLHWLDSIFGVLIGGGCLLVIAYCYELIAKKEGMGGGDIKLLAMIGSFCGWQAILPVVFIGSLLGTLVGVPLMFFRKKDSTMALPFGPFLAFGALIYVFWGRGLIWWYFNLFTI, encoded by the coding sequence ATGAAGTTTTTGCCCGTTGATTTTCAACCGATTTTGATTTTTTTTAGCATTTTTATGGCGGGAGCTATTGTAGGTTCTTTTTTGAATGTGTGTATATATCGAATTCCTCTTGGTTTGTCAGTAGTCTTTCCTCCCTCCCATTGCAAAAAATGCAATAAGTCACTTTACTGGTACCATAATATCCCTATAATAAGTTTTATTTTGTTACGCGGGCGCTGTGCCTTTTGCGGGGAAAAATACAGTTGGCGGTATCCTGGAATTGAAATTCTCAACGCTGTTTTATACTGCTTAGTTTTTTATTATTGGCGATATTCGCTAGAAACTTTGGTGTTATTGTTATTTGTTTCATTGCTTGTAGTTGTTACTTTTATTGATTTTGATCACCAAATAATCCCTGATATTATTACTTATCCAGGTATTATTGTTGGATTCTTTTGTTCTTTTTTAATTCCCTCATTACATTGGCTGGATTCTATTTTTGGTGTTTTAATTGGTGGTGGGTGCTTACTTGTAATAGCTTATTGTTATGAGTTGATTGCTAAAAAGGAGGGAATGGGAGGCGGAGATATAAAATTGCTGGCCATGATTGGTTCTTTTTGCGGCTGGCAGGCAATTCTCCCGGTTGTTTTCATTGGGTCTTTATTGGGTACATTGGTTGGTGTACCTTTGATGTTTTTTCGAAAAAAAGATTCAACAATGGCATTGCCATTCGGTCCTTTTCTCGCTTTCGGCGCATTGATTTATGTGTTTTGGGGAAGGGGGCTCATATGGTGGTATTTTAATTTATTTACTATTTAA
- a CDS encoding type 4a pilus biogenesis protein PilO produces the protein MDPRLEKMLKLPLYQRVLLLLLVLAIIFGVYTYFYYMPTKEELAAQQAVQERVLVELQEKRRIANDLPRFKAEYEKMKKQLDLALGELPNKSEVPSLLTSVAGLARDNGLEVAEFKPGSENPKGFYAEVPVSLKLSGAYHELAFFCDAVSRLERIVNINDLVIGKPVMKEGNTVLSISNTVVTYRFIDNPSAQRKKMGGGR, from the coding sequence ATGGATCCACGTCTTGAAAAAATGTTGAAGCTGCCTCTTTATCAACGTGTCTTACTATTGTTGTTGGTTTTAGCTATAATCTTTGGGGTTTATACTTATTTTTACTATATGCCAACCAAGGAAGAACTAGCCGCTCAACAAGCAGTTCAGGAAAGAGTTTTGGTTGAATTGCAGGAAAAAAGGCGTATTGCTAATGACCTTCCTCGGTTTAAAGCTGAATATGAAAAAATGAAAAAGCAGCTAGACCTTGCCTTGGGTGAGTTACCAAATAAAAGTGAAGTTCCGAGTTTGTTGACAAGTGTTGCAGGTTTAGCTAGAGATAACGGGTTAGAAGTTGCTGAGTTTAAACCAGGGTCTGAAAATCCAAAAGGTTTTTATGCTGAGGTGCCTGTTTCGCTAAAGCTTTCCGGAGCGTACCATGAGCTGGCATTCTTTTGTGATGCTGTGTCAAGGTTGGAGCGAATTGTCAATATTAATGATTTGGTAATAGGTAAGCCGGTAATGAAAGAGGGTAACACCGTATTGTCAATTTCAAATACTGTTGTGACTTATCGCTTTATAGATAATCCTTCAGCTCAGCGAAAAAAAATGGGGGGGGGCAGATGA
- a CDS encoding prepilin-type N-terminal cleavage/methylation domain-containing protein, producing MLNKFQKNEKGFTLIELLIVVAIIGILAAIAIPQFASYRMRSYNSAALSDLRNVKTAQESLWADAQCYGAIDGGLQAATVVIQTAAPGVATATYTGPIVPASLDNTVAGGRVCGVNLADATAAIPFGVSNGVNVECTLSNNGNSPTAAGQYDSYVMATRHNSGDTAYGADSDNGPTTYVARNSIWPTAAANINLVVATTPAPTVAIDDFFPAGVLFGAGGAPTANWTQM from the coding sequence ATGTTGAACAAATTTCAAAAGAACGAAAAGGGTTTTACCCTCATTGAATTGCTGATTGTTGTAGCGATTATCGGCATCTTGGCAGCAATCGCAATCCCCCAATTCGCCTCTTATCGTATGCGTAGCTATAATTCTGCTGCGCTCTCTGATCTACGAAATGTCAAAACTGCGCAAGAGTCTTTGTGGGCTGACGCTCAGTGTTATGGTGCTATTGATGGCGGCTTGCAAGCTGCAACTGTTGTTATACAAACTGCTGCCCCAGGTGTCGCTACCGCCACCTACACTGGCCCTATTGTCCCCGCATCATTGGATAACACTGTTGCCGGTGGACGTGTCTGCGGTGTGAATCTGGCTGATGCTACGGCTGCAATCCCTTTTGGTGTTAGTAATGGTGTCAATGTCGAGTGTACGCTGTCAAATAATGGCAACTCTCCTACTGCTGCGGGTCAGTATGATAGCTACGTGATGGCTACTCGCCATAATAGTGGAGATACTGCTTATGGCGCTGATTCCGATAATGGTCCAACAACTTATGTGGCCAGAAACTCAATATGGCCGACTGCTGCTGCAAACATTAATCTCGTAGTGGCAACTACGCCTGCTCCGACCGTGGCTATAGATGATTTCTTCCCTGCAGGAGTTCTTTTTGGCGCGGGTGGTGCACCTACTGCAAACTGGACTCAAATGTAA
- the pilQ gene encoding type IV pilus secretin PilQ — protein sequence MTILTRFLCKILGYVAVVLTLFFSLDGFGNSIANAAMATVENIRINNSAVIFEIDSPGVEFDYYTLGAPSRLVVDIKEVLPAFETRNFVVANGFSAIRVGIYSDKTRFVFDCSTDKLPELVVDRQGNNVIVDWSGKTDKLSVKPRVEIPVSVSSINFDVEDGISKFVVNFDGDFDLIDDQIEDGIIRFGAKDAVIPRSLRRVVDASVFPSSVLQITPYSTIISGQRNVMFSAKMKGPVEYNVIKKGLTLEFQTVDGVFSETAPASVDTVYVPVKPLERVSLFEGKTDEADVDDVSKVLSRLKDAGGAETLLSASTQPVPKIYTGEPVTLVLDDADIRKVMQLVAEVSNLNIILSDDVQGNVSLRLHDVPWDQALDLILDIKELGTITQGNVVRVLPLKTIKDMEAARLRAHQEIKQLEATVTEIFTINYKDATAIEDVIEDVLSNQGEAQVIEGSKKIMVNDIPSKIEEVRQLIFRLDEPVKQVLIEARIVEANTDATQTFGIHWGFNYSETDSSGGLATIGDASVGIGGAFTTPNSVSAGLGSALTFGLAGVDSATLDFNLSALETAGEGKVISSPKVLALDGETARIGQGQQIPYKTTSDEGTTTEFKKAELALEVTPLVNPDNTVLLEILATNSTPGVAYDDGVAINTKEAETKLLLKSGETTVIGGIYTENTQDGDSGTPILKDIPILGYLFKAKTSSNERTELLVFITPHIIE from the coding sequence ATGACTATTTTAACAAGATTTTTGTGTAAAATTCTGGGTTATGTTGCAGTAGTTCTTACTCTGTTCTTTTCTCTTGATGGATTTGGCAACAGTATTGCCAATGCTGCGATGGCTACGGTAGAAAATATTAGAATCAATAATTCTGCAGTCATCTTTGAAATTGATAGTCCGGGCGTAGAGTTTGACTACTATACACTTGGGGCGCCATCGCGGCTTGTTGTAGATATTAAAGAAGTACTTCCTGCTTTCGAGACTCGCAATTTTGTAGTTGCAAATGGTTTTTCTGCAATTCGCGTTGGTATCTATTCAGATAAAACACGATTTGTATTTGATTGTTCAACTGACAAGCTTCCAGAGTTAGTTGTCGACCGACAAGGTAATAATGTTATCGTTGATTGGTCTGGTAAGACGGATAAGCTGAGCGTAAAACCACGCGTTGAAATTCCGGTGTCGGTTAGTTCGATTAACTTTGATGTCGAGGACGGTATTTCAAAGTTTGTTGTCAATTTTGATGGTGATTTTGATTTGATTGATGATCAAATAGAAGACGGGATAATTCGTTTTGGTGCTAAAGATGCAGTGATTCCTCGTTCATTACGGCGCGTTGTTGATGCTTCTGTTTTTCCGAGCTCCGTTTTGCAAATTACGCCGTACTCAACCATAATTTCCGGGCAACGTAATGTTATGTTTTCTGCGAAAATGAAAGGTCCCGTTGAATATAATGTTATAAAAAAAGGCTTAACCCTGGAATTTCAAACAGTGGATGGAGTTTTTTCAGAGACTGCACCAGCATCAGTTGATACTGTGTATGTGCCTGTTAAGCCTTTGGAACGTGTTTCACTATTCGAAGGAAAAACTGATGAAGCTGATGTTGACGATGTGTCGAAGGTCTTATCACGTTTGAAAGATGCAGGAGGGGCGGAAACTTTACTTTCGGCCTCTACGCAACCTGTTCCAAAAATCTATACCGGTGAACCTGTAACTCTTGTATTAGATGACGCAGATATTCGTAAGGTAATGCAGTTGGTCGCTGAGGTTAGTAATCTGAATATAATTCTTTCTGATGACGTGCAGGGGAATGTCTCGTTGCGTCTTCATGATGTCCCTTGGGATCAGGCTTTAGATCTTATTCTGGATATTAAGGAGTTAGGTACAATTACTCAGGGAAATGTTGTACGCGTCCTCCCTTTGAAAACGATTAAAGATATGGAAGCTGCACGACTAAGAGCTCATCAGGAAATTAAGCAACTTGAAGCTACTGTTACAGAAATCTTTACAATTAATTATAAAGATGCAACGGCGATCGAAGATGTCATAGAAGATGTGCTGAGTAATCAAGGAGAAGCTCAAGTTATTGAGGGTAGTAAAAAAATAATGGTTAATGATATCCCCTCGAAAATTGAAGAAGTTCGACAGTTGATTTTCAGATTGGATGAGCCGGTAAAACAGGTGCTTATTGAGGCGCGTATTGTCGAAGCCAATACGGATGCAACGCAAACTTTTGGGATCCATTGGGGTTTTAATTATTCTGAAACTGATTCAAGCGGTGGGCTTGCAACAATAGGGGATGCTTCTGTTGGTATCGGCGGCGCTTTCACTACGCCAAATTCAGTTTCTGCAGGCCTTGGTTCCGCCTTGACTTTTGGCTTGGCAGGTGTTGATTCTGCGACCCTTGATTTTAATTTGTCTGCCTTAGAAACAGCCGGTGAGGGCAAGGTGATTTCTTCTCCGAAGGTTTTGGCTTTAGATGGCGAAACCGCTCGTATAGGCCAAGGCCAACAAATTCCTTACAAGACTACAAGCGATGAAGGAACGACAACTGAGTTTAAAAAAGCTGAATTAGCTCTAGAGGTGACTCCACTTGTAAACCCTGACAATACTGTTCTACTTGAAATTTTAGCAACAAATAGTACGCCGGGTGTTGCTTATGATGATGGAGTCGCTATTAATACCAAGGAAGCAGAAACAAAGCTGCTTCTTAAAAGCGGCGAGACTACTGTGATTGGTGGTATTTATACGGAAAATACACAAGATGGGGACTCTGGAACACCTATTTTAAAAGATATCCCGATTTTAGGTTATTTGTTTAAAGCTAAAACATCATCAAATGAAAGAACAGAGCTGCTTGTTTTTATTACCCCACATATTATTGAATAG
- a CDS encoding pilus assembly protein PilP has product MMRFTAAFFILLFALSLAGCNDVSSGKQTVTVKPKPIVKPVVSKEKVTPEPNPESVFRYRAEGRRDPFASLIKIREPVNASVEPDTPLQRFGLKELQLIAIVIGQNEPRAMVLAPDKKAYTLFSGVKVGRNSGKVVEITDEKVVVEERFRDFSGSLRTELKEITLPQREGE; this is encoded by the coding sequence ATGATGCGGTTCACAGCAGCTTTTTTTATACTTCTTTTCGCATTAAGCTTAGCTGGCTGCAATGATGTTTCATCAGGTAAACAAACTGTAACTGTAAAGCCAAAACCTATTGTTAAGCCTGTAGTCAGTAAAGAAAAAGTCACGCCAGAGCCTAATCCGGAGTCCGTATTTCGATATCGTGCAGAAGGTCGTCGCGATCCTTTTGCTTCTTTGATAAAAATACGTGAGCCTGTGAATGCTAGTGTTGAGCCCGATACGCCGTTACAGCGTTTTGGGCTCAAGGAGTTACAATTGATAGCAATTGTTATAGGGCAAAATGAGCCGCGTGCCATGGTCCTTGCGCCGGATAAGAAAGCCTATACATTATTCTCTGGAGTTAAAGTAGGACGCAATAGTGGGAAAGTTGTTGAAATTACTGATGAAAAAGTTGTTGTTGAGGAGCGTTTTCGTGATTTTTCAGGCTCGTTACGTACTGAATTGAAAGAAATTACACTTCCTCAAAGAGAAGGGGAATAG
- the galU gene encoding UTP--glucose-1-phosphate uridylyltransferase GalU, with protein sequence MQKKIEKVVIPVAGFGTRMLPATKAIPKEMLPVVDKPVIQYVVEECVSAGIRQIVLVTHPSKQAIENHFDTSFELETALAGKKKSALLGEVTSVCPEGVTVMQTRQGEAKGLGHAILCARPLVGDAPFAIVLPDVLIDCYLADQKKDNLAAMVNRFERSGISQIMVEPVPIETVSHYGIVDCGGVALTSGEVASISAMVEKPSRDAAPSNFAIVGRYVLTEAIWDFLEKTAPGTGGEIQLTDAMDTLLRQERVEAFCMTGKSHDCGSKLGYMQANVEYALKHATIGCEFKSFIHSLL encoded by the coding sequence ATGCAGAAAAAAATCGAAAAAGTTGTTATCCCTGTTGCCGGGTTTGGTACGCGCATGTTGCCGGCAACAAAGGCCATTCCAAAAGAAATGCTGCCTGTTGTTGACAAGCCGGTCATTCAATATGTTGTTGAGGAGTGTGTCAGCGCCGGTATCCGGCAAATCGTTTTAGTGACCCATCCGTCCAAACAGGCGATTGAAAATCATTTTGACACGTCATTCGAGTTGGAAACGGCTTTGGCCGGAAAGAAAAAATCAGCTCTTCTTGGTGAAGTGACATCGGTTTGTCCTGAAGGGGTGACCGTCATGCAGACACGTCAAGGCGAGGCGAAGGGGTTGGGGCATGCTATTTTATGCGCACGTCCTTTGGTTGGAGACGCTCCCTTTGCCATCGTTTTGCCTGATGTGTTGATCGATTGCTATCTGGCGGATCAGAAAAAAGATAATCTGGCTGCGATGGTTAACAGGTTTGAACGCAGTGGAATTAGCCAGATTATGGTTGAACCTGTGCCGATTGAAACAGTTTCACATTACGGAATTGTTGATTGTGGTGGGGTTGCACTGACTTCCGGTGAGGTCGCTTCCATCTCAGCCATGGTGGAAAAGCCCTCTAGGGATGCTGCCCCTTCTAACTTTGCCATTGTTGGTCGCTATGTGTTGACTGAAGCTATTTGGGATTTTCTTGAGAAAACTGCACCGGGTACAGGTGGGGAAATCCAGTTAACCGATGCAATGGACACCTTGCTGCGTCAGGAGCGGGTTGAGGCATTTTGTATGACGGGTAAATCACATGATTGTGGAAGCAAACTTGGATACATGCAAGCAAATGTTGAATATGCGCTGAAGCATGCTACGATTGGCTGCGAGTTCAAATCTTTTATTCATTCGCTTTTGTGA
- a CDS encoding ABC transporter ATP-binding protein, producing the protein MIRFADVCKVYPAEIGSKAHIAMKNVSFSLNKGETLGLVGMNGAGKSTCIHLLMNFIHPEEGQIEIFGKSPDCSLLRQNIGYLPEVVCFPINLTIMDMLYFAGVTCALTKFEIKKRAESILGEVGLWDVRRRPLRSYSKGMQQRASLAVALIADPDLLILDEPMSGLDPIGREQMISLVQRLQRQGKTILFCSHLLEDVDRLADRLLVLHRGEKCFDGTIKGLCAQQEKSSLNEAFLSLIQDGYGV; encoded by the coding sequence GTGATTAGGTTTGCAGATGTCTGTAAGGTTTATCCTGCTGAAATAGGCTCAAAAGCTCATATCGCGATGAAGAATGTGTCATTTTCTCTAAACAAGGGGGAAACCTTAGGTCTTGTAGGTATGAATGGGGCCGGTAAAAGCACCTGTATCCACTTGTTGATGAATTTTATCCATCCAGAGGAAGGTCAAATTGAGATTTTTGGTAAATCTCCAGATTGCTCATTGTTGCGTCAAAATATTGGCTATTTGCCTGAAGTTGTTTGCTTTCCAATAAATTTAACAATTATGGATATGCTGTATTTTGCAGGTGTGACGTGTGCCTTGACAAAATTCGAAATAAAAAAACGTGCTGAGTCAATTCTTGGAGAAGTTGGCTTGTGGGATGTTCGTAGGCGGCCTTTACGTTCTTATTCAAAAGGAATGCAGCAACGGGCTAGTCTTGCCGTTGCATTAATTGCGGATCCCGATTTGTTGATTTTAGATGAACCTATGAGTGGTCTGGATCCGATTGGGAGAGAACAAATGATCTCTTTGGTTCAGAGATTGCAGCGACAAGGAAAAACAATTCTTTTTTGTTCACATCTTCTGGAAGATGTTGATCGTTTAGCGGATCGGCTGCTTGTTTTGCACCGAGGAGAAAAGTGCTTCGATGGGACAATTAAAGGTCTGTGTGCCCAACAAGAGAAAAGCTCTTTGAATGAGGCTTTTTTGTCTTTGATTCAGGATGGTTATGGTGTTTAG
- a CDS encoding sigma-54 dependent transcriptional regulator has product MKVKQRILVVDDEQSMREFLSIMLSREGYQVELASDGEKACELLDKNVYDLILSDIRMPKLDGLSLLKRVKEQGADTSVIMMTAFSTTEQAVDAMKQGAYDYLTKPFKNDEIRLVIRNALQHRQLRKENTRLRQVLDRRYGFDQLIGKSSVMQQLYRLIEKVSASSVNVLVTGESGTGKELVARSIHFNSSRSEQPFVAVNCGAIPENLLESELFGHEKGAFTGAVNTKQGLFETAEGGTLFLDEVGELPQPMQVKLLRVLQEKQIRRVGGTVDMDTDVRIVAATNRSLDDAVKSGAFRNDLYYRLNVIHLHLPTLKERIEDIPLLVQFFCENLAPGRHVTLSSELMQNLLDYSWPGNVRELENVIERCLILEEGDVLTAAALPPQFGEAFSRQHLAFQLPEDGLNLEAYMESIEREILQQALDRCQGVRKRAAELLQVSFRSLRYRLDKLGL; this is encoded by the coding sequence ATGAAGGTAAAGCAGCGAATTCTTGTTGTTGATGATGAGCAGAGCATGCGTGAATTTCTCTCCATTATGTTGTCCCGAGAAGGCTATCAGGTTGAGTTGGCTTCTGACGGAGAAAAAGCCTGTGAACTTCTTGATAAAAATGTTTATGACCTGATTTTGAGTGATATCAGAATGCCTAAGCTGGATGGATTATCCTTGCTCAAACGGGTGAAAGAACAGGGCGCGGATACGTCCGTGATCATGATGACGGCTTTTTCAACCACAGAGCAAGCTGTTGATGCAATGAAACAGGGGGCGTACGATTATCTGACCAAGCCTTTCAAGAATGATGAAATCAGGCTGGTGATCCGCAATGCTTTGCAACATCGTCAATTACGCAAAGAAAATACCCGGCTTCGTCAGGTGCTGGACCGTCGCTATGGATTTGATCAGTTGATTGGTAAAAGTTCCGTCATGCAGCAACTTTACCGCTTGATTGAAAAAGTCTCCGCTTCCTCTGTCAATGTGCTTGTTACCGGAGAGTCTGGGACCGGAAAGGAATTGGTTGCACGCTCCATTCACTTTAACAGTTCTCGCAGTGAGCAGCCTTTTGTTGCCGTCAATTGTGGAGCCATTCCGGAAAACTTGCTTGAGAGTGAACTGTTCGGCCATGAAAAAGGCGCGTTTACCGGGGCAGTCAACACCAAACAAGGGTTGTTTGAAACAGCTGAAGGGGGAACGCTGTTTCTGGATGAAGTGGGGGAACTGCCTCAGCCGATGCAAGTCAAACTGCTCCGAGTTCTTCAGGAAAAACAGATTCGTCGTGTTGGTGGAACTGTTGATATGGATACGGATGTAAGGATTGTCGCGGCAACTAATCGCTCTCTGGATGATGCTGTTAAAAGTGGAGCGTTTCGCAATGACCTGTATTACCGGCTGAATGTTATTCATCTCCACTTGCCTACTTTGAAGGAGAGAATTGAGGATATTCCTCTTTTGGTCCAATTTTTTTGTGAAAACCTTGCTCCAGGCAGACATGTAACCCTGTCCTCTGAACTTATGCAGAATCTGCTTGATTATTCATGGCCGGGAAATGTTCGCGAGCTGGAAAATGTTATTGAGCGCTGTTTGATTCTTGAAGAGGGAGACGTGTTGACTGCTGCTGCACTGCCGCCTCAGTTTGGTGAAGCCTTTTCGCGTCAGCACCTTGCTTTTCAACTTCCCGAAGACGGGCTCAACCTGGAAGCTTATATGGAGTCTATTGAGCGTGAAATTCTGCAACAGGCACTTGATCGTTGTCAGGGGGTGCGCAAGAGGGCTGCTGAGTTGCTTCAGGTCAGCTTCAGATCATTACGTTATCGTCTGGATAAGTTAGGGCTGTAA